TACTCGAGGAGGCTCGCTAGCGTCTCCGCGGCGTAGCCTTGCGCGCGGGCGTGGACGTAGAGCGCGCGCTGCAGGCGGCGGTCGAGGAAGATCACCTGCACGTCGCCGGTGTCGATCAGGCGCAGCAGCAGAAACCAGGTGCGCTCGAGGTCGAGGGTGCGTGGTGTCGCGCGAGCGTAGCCGAGCGTCTCGCGCTTGAGCACGACGCGGATGTCGACGTCCTGGCCGGTGTCGTGCGAGAGGTGCGGCCGCAGTCGTCCGCCCCAGCGACGGCTGAGGTCGTGGACCCAGATCGGCGAGGCCTCGGGGAAGTGCTCGTGGTAGGCGGTCATCACCTCGCTCAGGCGCTGCACCGTCAGCGCCGTGCCCCAGGCCTGATCGGGCGTCCGCACCTTCAGGCCCGGGCGGTCGGTGAGCTGGACCAGCCCATGGATGCGGCGATAGCGGCGTCGGTGGCGCGAGCGCCGCTGGGCGGTGCCGCGGGTCGCGAGCGCGCGCCTTGCTCGAGTCCGCGTGGCGCTGCGCGTCGAGGGCGTGAGGGCGGCTGAGGTCGCGACGGAGGGGGCCCCGAAGCTCGCGGCCGGTGCGGCGTCGAGCAGCACCGTGGACACCGTCGAGGCGAGGATGGTC
The Pseudomonadota bacterium DNA segment above includes these coding regions:
- a CDS encoding penicillin-insensitive murein endopeptidase, with the protein product MVSKPSYSFLSSFAAATLLGGLSAAGADPTILASTVSTVLLDAAPAASFGAPSVATSAALTPSTRSATRTRARRALATRGTAQRRSRHRRRYRRIHGLVQLTDRPGLKVRTPDQAWGTALTVQRLSEVMTAYHEHFPEASPIWVHDLSRRWGGRLRPHLSHDTGQDVDIRVVLKRETLGYARATPRTLDLERTWFLLLRLIDTGDVQVIFLDRRLQRALYVHARAQGYAAETLASLLEYPGRRRGLVRHWRGHADHLHVRFRRQAPRRDLALRSPARATPPPA